TCAGCACGGTTGCCTGTCATGCTCGACATCTGCGTCGGGCACGCTGAACGGTCGTTCGTCTATCACGTCGCCGTTGACGACAGCAGCGCTTGGGGATACCAGCCAGACCTTGAACCGGGCCCCACGTTCACCTTCGACTACGCCGGCACGCCCACCGACGCCTGGCCCGAACGTACCGGCGTCACCAACGCGACCGCCCGGCAAGCCGCACGACAGTTCCTCACCAACGACGGGCAACGACCCCAGGCGCTGGCCTGGGAGATTGTCGAATAGCTCGAGCGTGGACGGCTCACGAGGCAAGTGCCGCAGCCGGGGTAGGGCGCGGCTCGCAGGGGCCTCGCCGCGTGCGGTGACCCCGGAGCCGCCTCACCCGGAGCACCGCACGCGGCTCCCCATCCCTTACTCGGTTGTAGGTGAGACGGCGCAGTTCGTCTGCGACCACCGCTCGGCGTGATCTGTCAGACGGGCCAGCGGATGGGGTTGGCCGGTCATGGCCGACAGCGCGTTGGCCACGTCGTGCAGATCCGCCTTGATGTAGGTGGTGGTGGAGGATCCGGGGCTGTCGGTGTGTCCGGCGTAGGCGCGGGCGATGCCGTAGCCGAAGTGCCGTTCCACCCAGGTCAGGGTGGTGTGGCGTAGCCAGTGGGTCGAGATGCCGTGCACGGCTACCCAGGGCAGGCGCTCACCCAAACGTTTCCACAGGTGGTCGTAGCGGCGGCTGGTGATCGGTTGGCCGTTGCGGGCGCGCAGGAGCGGATCGGTCGGCAGGACCGCGCCGCGAGCGTGGGCGTGCTCTCTCAGGTGTCCGGCGAGTTCGAGGGTGATGGGCTGCCAGCGGACAGTGGGGCCTTTCTCGGTGAGGCGGACGAGTCCGTTGGTGGTATCGAGGTCGACCAGCCGTAGGGCCAGGGCGCCGCCGCGGCGGCACGCGGTCTCGGTGTGCAGGCGCAGGAGCAGCGCGTCGAGGATGACGTCGTTTCCGCTGGTGCGTGCCATCGCGTTGATCTCCTCCAACTCGTGTGCGGTCAGCGCGCGGCGGGTGCCGGGTAAGCGTCGGGGTTTCGCGACTCGGTGAGCGGGGCTGGCGGCGGCGTCGATCAGCCCGTCAGCGATGGCACGTCGGTAGAAGGCGCGGGCGGCGGCGATGAGGTGCTCACCGGCGTGCCGGCCGTTGCGGCTGTTGCGCCGCGACACGGCGCTGGCGGTCATCGCCTGTTTCAGGGCCTCGACGTCGCTGGCGGTGACGGTGTCCACGGGCCGCTCGGGCCACGCGGCGGCCATCCGTTCCCAGTAGGTGCCGTAGGTGCGGCGTGCTCCGGGCCCGGCAGCGGCAATAACACGGGGCAGGTATTCGGCGACCGTCGGCAGAACGGACGGCGTCGTGGGGTGCGATTGCAGATCGGTCATCGTGACGCCCAGGTGAGCCAGAACCTGTCGAGCGGCAGCGATGGCGGCGAGGTCAGCGGTCATTGTCGGCTCCCGCCAGGTGAGTGTGCAGGTCGGCGAGCAGGCGTACGACGGTGCTGACGGGATGTACGACGACCAGGTCGTGCGTGACGATGGCGGCGAGCAGCACGGGTTGGCCGGGCTCGATGCGGCACATGTGCCGGGCATTCGCCGGCAAGGGTAGGTCCCCTCGGCTGCCCACCTGGTGGAGGCCGTCGCTGGCCGAGCAGATGACGAGCAT
The window above is part of the Micromonospora sp. LH3U1 genome. Proteins encoded here:
- a CDS encoding tyrosine-type recombinase/integrase; translation: MTADLAAIAAARQVLAHLGVTMTDLQSHPTTPSVLPTVAEYLPRVIAAAGPGARRTYGTYWERMAAAWPERPVDTVTASDVEALKQAMTASAVSRRNSRNGRHAGEHLIAAARAFYRRAIADGLIDAAASPAHRVAKPRRLPGTRRALTAHELEEINAMARTSGNDVILDALLLRLHTETACRRGGALALRLVDLDTTNGLVRLTEKGPTVRWQPITLELAGHLREHAHARGAVLPTDPLLRARNGQPITSRRYDHLWKRLGERLPWVAVHGISTHWLRHTTLTWVERHFGYGIARAYAGHTDSPGSSTTTYIKADLHDVANALSAMTGQPHPLARLTDHAERWSQTNCAVSPTTE